A single region of the Vagococcus teuberi genome encodes:
- a CDS encoding alpha-ketoacid dehydrogenase subunit beta, translating into MAEMTYLEAINLGISEEMARDEKVVIFGEDVGGDKGGVFGVTKGLAAKYGDNRCFNTPLTEGLIGGLAVGLGVMGYRAIGEFQFADYILPATNQILSEARTMRYRTKGDWTAPIVYRTPYGGGVRGGLYHSQSTEKIFAGQPGLRVVTPSNPYDAKGMIKAAIRSDDPVIFYEHKRLYRLLKAEVPTDDYIVPIDKANVVREGSDITVISYGMMLQYAISAAEKLAKEGIDAEVVDVRSLYPLDRETLVNAAKKTGKILLVTEDNKEGSIMSEIAAMISEDALFDLDAPIKRLAGPDAPSMGYSLTLEREFLVNEDQVIEAMIELAEY; encoded by the coding sequence ATGGCTGAAATGACATATTTAGAGGCAATTAATTTAGGAATATCTGAAGAAATGGCTCGTGACGAAAAAGTTGTAATCTTTGGTGAAGACGTAGGTGGAGATAAAGGTGGCGTGTTTGGTGTAACAAAAGGTTTAGCAGCCAAATATGGAGATAACCGCTGTTTTAACACACCATTAACTGAAGGCTTGATTGGTGGATTAGCTGTTGGTTTAGGTGTTATGGGATACCGTGCAATTGGAGAATTCCAATTTGCTGACTACATTTTACCAGCGACAAACCAAATTTTATCTGAAGCAAGAACAATGCGTTACCGTACTAAAGGTGATTGGACAGCGCCAATTGTTTACCGTACGCCTTATGGTGGGGGAGTTCGTGGTGGATTATATCACTCTCAGTCAACTGAAAAAATCTTTGCAGGTCAACCAGGATTACGAGTGGTAACACCATCAAATCCATATGATGCAAAAGGAATGATTAAGGCTGCAATTCGTTCAGACGATCCAGTTATCTTCTACGAACACAAGCGTCTATATCGTTTGTTAAAAGCGGAAGTTCCAACTGATGATTATATTGTACCAATTGACAAAGCAAACGTTGTTCGTGAAGGTAGCGACATCACAGTAATTAGTTATGGAATGATGTTACAATACGCTATTTCTGCAGCTGAAAAACTTGCCAAAGAAGGCATTGATGCAGAAGTTGTTGATGTTCGCTCATTGTATCCGTTAGATAGAGAAACACTAGTTAATGCAGCTAAGAAAACTGGAAAAATTTTATTAGTAACAGAAGACAACAAAGAAGGAAGTATCATGAGTGAAATCGCAGCAATGATTTCTGAAGATGCGTTATTTGATTTAGATGCACCAATCAAACGTTTAGCTGGTCCTGATGCACCAAGTATGGGATACTCTTTAACATTAGAACGTGAATTCTTGGTAAATGAAGACCAAGTAATCGAAGCAATGATAGAATTGGCAGAGTATTAA
- a CDS encoding PTS sugar transporter subunit IIC yields MTKTEETKLTPRLFLNKVLAGTAQGTIIALIPNAVLGAILKYFSQYDIIQMIIHAGLIFQLATPLIIGALIAHQFGLSPAKMMIAGGAAFAGSGVIKFNTEVSSYVGAGTGDIINIMITASVAVLMMLYIGSKFGSVEIIAMPIVVGIGAGLIGMLTYPFVTQITVAIGKLINNFTDFQPIVMSILIACSFAALIISPITTVGIGLAIGLNGVSAGAAAMGIAATTIVLVINSWKINESGVTLAIALGGMKMMMPNLFKYPIILVPVLFTAVISAIPVALLNVSGTPQSAGFGLVGLVGPLASLDSGLNIFLLIICWFLVPIAAGLLSKFIFEKVLKLYDSKVVFAYQG; encoded by the coding sequence ATGACAAAAACAGAAGAAACAAAATTAACCCCACGCCTATTTCTTAATAAGGTTTTAGCAGGTACAGCTCAAGGTACGATTATTGCCTTGATTCCAAACGCGGTATTAGGAGCAATTTTAAAATATTTCTCACAATATGACATTATACAAATGATTATCCATGCAGGACTTATTTTCCAATTAGCGACACCACTAATTATTGGGGCGTTAATTGCTCATCAATTTGGTCTTAGTCCGGCAAAAATGATGATAGCAGGTGGTGCAGCATTTGCTGGATCAGGTGTGATTAAATTTAATACTGAAGTGAGTTCGTATGTTGGAGCTGGAACAGGTGACATCATTAATATTATGATTACAGCTTCTGTTGCTGTTTTAATGATGCTATATATTGGAAGTAAATTTGGTTCTGTTGAAATTATTGCGATGCCTATTGTTGTAGGGATTGGTGCTGGTTTAATTGGTATGTTAACTTATCCATTCGTGACACAAATCACTGTAGCAATTGGAAAATTAATTAATAACTTTACTGATTTCCAACCAATCGTGATGAGTATTTTAATTGCGTGTTCTTTTGCGGCACTAATTATTTCACCAATCACAACAGTCGGAATTGGTTTAGCCATTGGATTAAACGGTGTATCAGCCGGTGCAGCCGCTATGGGAATAGCAGCTACAACGATTGTATTAGTTATCAACTCATGGAAGATTAATGAGTCAGGTGTGACATTAGCTATTGCATTAGGTGGAATGAAAATGATGATGCCTAACCTATTTAAATACCCAATCATATTAGTGCCAGTGTTATTTACAGCGGTGATTTCAGCAATCCCAGTTGCATTATTAAATGTATCTGGTACACCACAATCAGCTGGTTTTGGTTTAGTTGGTCTTGTTGGACCACTAGCATCACTTGATTCAGGATTAAATATATTCCTATTAATTATTTGCTGGTTCTTAGTTCCAATTGCTGCTGGATTGTTATCTAAATTTATCTTTGAAAAAGTTTTAAAACTTTATGATAGCAAAGTAGTCTTTGCTTACCAAGGTTAG
- a CDS encoding thiamine pyrophosphate-dependent dehydrogenase E1 component subunit alpha: MKTLKKSGLSKEEMIQAYYEVKRGRRLDERLWQLTRIGKTSFNISGQGAEVAQVAMAMAFEHDKDIFLPYYRDMTACLVWGMTSKDIILGSFGKDADPSSHGRQMPNHYGSKEHNIVSFASTVSTQMPLATGVAYAAQLEGKDYIALTTTGEGSANQGEVQEAMNFAGVKKLPVIFVVENNNYAISVPIEEQYANENMSDRAHGYGFEGITVDGNDFTEVYLTFKKAVKDARSGKGPKLIELKVYRLTSHSADDDQTIYRSKEDIEKMKESDPIDVFEKQLIDEGYLTQADMDKMDEEIRAEIDKATDEAEAMPDSAPESLLDEVYAK, from the coding sequence ATGAAAACGTTAAAAAAATCAGGTTTAAGTAAAGAAGAAATGATACAAGCTTATTACGAGGTTAAAAGAGGTCGTCGTTTAGATGAACGTTTATGGCAATTAACTCGTATTGGTAAAACGTCATTTAACATTTCAGGACAAGGAGCAGAAGTTGCTCAAGTTGCAATGGCTATGGCTTTTGAACATGATAAAGATATTTTCTTACCATATTACCGTGATATGACTGCTTGTTTAGTATGGGGGATGACTTCTAAAGACATTATCTTAGGTTCATTTGGTAAAGATGCAGACCCTTCTTCACATGGTCGTCAAATGCCTAACCACTATGGTTCAAAAGAACATAATATCGTGTCATTTGCTTCTACTGTAAGTACACAAATGCCTTTAGCAACTGGTGTAGCATATGCAGCACAATTAGAAGGAAAAGACTATATTGCTTTAACAACAACAGGGGAAGGGTCAGCTAACCAAGGTGAAGTACAAGAAGCAATGAACTTTGCTGGAGTTAAGAAATTACCAGTTATCTTCGTGGTAGAAAATAATAACTATGCGATTAGTGTTCCGATTGAAGAACAATATGCTAACGAGAACATGTCTGATCGTGCTCATGGCTATGGATTTGAAGGAATCACTGTTGATGGAAATGACTTTACAGAAGTTTACTTAACATTTAAAAAAGCAGTTAAAGATGCTCGTAGTGGTAAAGGTCCAAAATTAATCGAATTGAAAGTATACCGTTTAACTTCTCACTCTGCAGATGATGATCAAACGATTTACCGTTCTAAAGAAGACATCGAAAAAATGAAAGAAAGTGACCCAATTGATGTATTTGAAAAACAGTTAATCGACGAAGGTTACTTAACTCAAGCAGATATGGACAAAATGGATGAAGAAATTCGCGCTGAAATCGACAAAGCAACTGACGAAGCAGAAGCAATGCCAGATTCAGCTCCAGAATCATTATTAGACGAAGTATACGCGAAATAA
- the lpdA gene encoding dihydrolipoyl dehydrogenase translates to MAEQTDLLILGGGTGGYVAAIRAAQKGLDVTIVEKSKLGGTCLHKGCIPTKALLRSAEVFDIIKDAQEFGIENVKDFSVDFKKVQERKQGIINQLHQGVEGLMKKNKIRVLEGEGAILGPSIFSPVSGAVAVTFNDKSKEEEIIVPKNVIIATGSSPKTLPNLPLDEEFILSSDGMLEIETLPKSIVIVGGGVIGVEWASLLNSLGVEVTIIEFLDRLLINESPTISKELKKSLEKRGIKVLLSSKVSKADIKGKEVVVDIEGQDSLTVDKVMVAIGRKPNVNGIGLQNTSVKFDDKGIQVNEFYQTTEDHIYAVGDCIDTLQLAHVAMKEGEIAVSHLLEEDVDTINYTNVPRCVYTNPEIASVGYSKDNVPEGVKAKVGTFSFAGNGKALVYGGEGGFVEVIRDEETDDLLGVSIIGPHATDLISEASTSIYLDATPIELGEAIHPHPTLSEAIQEAALDTYKKAIHK, encoded by the coding sequence ATGGCAGAACAAACAGACTTACTAATTTTAGGTGGCGGAACTGGTGGTTACGTTGCAGCAATTAGAGCAGCGCAAAAAGGGTTGGATGTCACGATTGTTGAAAAAAGTAAATTAGGTGGAACATGTCTACATAAAGGATGTATCCCAACAAAAGCATTATTAAGAAGTGCAGAAGTATTTGATATAATCAAAGATGCACAGGAGTTTGGTATTGAGAATGTAAAAGACTTTTCTGTCGACTTTAAAAAAGTACAAGAAAGAAAACAAGGAATCATTAATCAACTTCATCAAGGTGTCGAAGGATTAATGAAAAAAAATAAAATCCGAGTTCTTGAAGGTGAAGGGGCAATTTTAGGGCCATCTATCTTCTCACCAGTTTCCGGAGCGGTTGCTGTGACATTTAATGATAAATCAAAAGAAGAAGAAATCATCGTTCCTAAAAATGTGATTATCGCGACAGGTTCATCACCGAAAACTTTACCTAATTTGCCATTAGATGAAGAATTCATTCTTTCATCAGACGGAATGTTAGAAATTGAAACATTGCCTAAATCAATTGTGATTGTTGGTGGTGGAGTAATTGGTGTTGAATGGGCGTCTCTATTAAATAGTTTAGGCGTTGAAGTAACCATTATTGAATTCTTAGATCGCTTGTTAATTAATGAGAGCCCAACCATTTCAAAAGAATTGAAGAAAAGCCTAGAAAAACGTGGCATTAAAGTACTTCTAAGTAGCAAAGTATCTAAAGCAGACATCAAAGGTAAAGAAGTCGTGGTCGATATAGAAGGCCAAGATAGTTTAACAGTTGATAAAGTTATGGTTGCTATCGGACGCAAGCCGAATGTAAATGGTATTGGGTTACAAAACACATCAGTTAAGTTTGATGATAAAGGCATTCAAGTGAATGAGTTCTACCAAACAACTGAAGATCATATATACGCAGTAGGAGATTGTATTGATACGCTCCAATTAGCACACGTTGCGATGAAAGAAGGAGAAATTGCAGTTAGTCACCTACTAGAAGAAGACGTTGACACAATCAACTACACAAATGTTCCACGTTGTGTTTATACAAATCCAGAAATCGCAAGTGTTGGGTACTCAAAAGATAATGTCCCAGAAGGTGTGAAAGCAAAAGTTGGAACATTTAGTTTTGCTGGAAACGGAAAAGCACTTGTTTATGGCGGTGAAGGTGGATTTGTTGAAGTTATAAGAGATGAAGAAACGGATGATTTATTAGGTGTATCCATTATCGGTCCACATGCAACAGATTTAATTTCTGAAGCAAGCACTTCTATCTATTTAGATGCAACACCAATTGAATTAGGGGAGGCGATTCATCCACATCCAACATTGTCAGAAGCAATTCAAGAAGCAGCACTCGATACATATAAAAAAGCAATTCATAAATAA